CGCGGCGGACGCCGGCCTCGGATTCCACGTCGACATTGCCATTAAGCAACACGAAGGCGTCGAAGCCCTGCACCTGGTTAAAGGGCAGGCCGGAGCCAAAATTCCAGCGAACGGAGACATCGAAGCCGGCGATTTCGGTTTGCACGAGGGCATTGATCTGATGCCGGCGGTCGTGGGGCGGGCGAAAATTGATGGTGGTGCTGCCAAACCAGAGCGCGAGCTCTTCCTGTTGCGCGTCGTAGGTGACCGAGGAAAGGCCGTAGGTGACGTAAGCCGACCACGCCGGCCGGTCGATTTCGAGCCGAAAATCGGCCCCGCGCACCAGTCCATCGGCGCGTTGCAGGTTGGTCGTGAACCGCGGCAGCGGCGTCCACTCCGAGATGTAGAGGTTGTCCAGATCCTTGAAATAGGCCTCGGCGGCAAGGCGCACGGAGCGGTTGACATCTACCTGATACCCGGCGATGGCGTGGGTAGCGCGAGTGAGCTCGCCAAAGGGCGCGTCGCTCCAGGCGGTGAAGACGTTGGTGGCGTCGCGGCGGTCGTTGAGGCCGGTGAGTTCCTGGTGGTAGCGGCCGGCGGCGAGGCTTACCTGATGCGCGCCGGCCTGCCATAACGCCCTGAATCGTGGCTCGGCAAAAAACCCGAACTGGTCAAAAAACTGGACCGTCCCCCCGGGGCGGATCCACCATCCTCCCCCCAGATGGATATTTGGCTCCAGGTAAAATCCGAGTTTGGGCAGCCGGGCGGATTTCAGGCTCAGGTTCTGGTAGAGCCCGCCGAGTTCGGTGTCGATAGTGGTCGTGCGCAGGTAGCTGCCATAGCTGATGTCGGACTTCCCGACGTAGGCTACCAGGTTGATGCCGGCGTTGAAGCTGCCGAGCGACGAGAATCGGTCGGGGTTGTCGCGGGGCCCGGCCTCGATCCGATACTGCGAGACCGAAAACAGAAACTCGGCCAGGACGGGGCTACGGCGCGGGGTGACGAGGTAGCGCCCGCCGACGGCCGTATTGTTCCACCGCACTTCGTCGCCACCAACCGCCTCGACGTTGTCGAGCGCGCCGCGGTCGTACGTGCGGAGCGCCGTCACGGTTAGCTGGTGGTTTTCGCTCACCTTCAGGTGCGCCTTGCCGAAGAGGTCGCCGAATTTATACGGCAGCGGCTGGTTGATGTAGGTGGATGCGAAGCGGTCGATGACCGACTGGCGGACGGAGGCGATGAACGAGAGCCTGTCCTTCGCGAGCGGCCCTTCGACGCGCAGGGCGTTGACAAACGGCGAGACCGAGAACGAGCGGACGTGTTCGCGCAGGTTGCCGCTGCGGCTGGAGATGTCCATCACCGACGAGACACGGCCGGCATATTTGCTTCCGTAGCCACCGGCGTACACGTCGGCCCGCTGGAGGATGTCCGCCGAAAACGCCGAATAGAACCCCAGGATGTGGAAGGGCTGGTAGATAGTCATCCCATCCAGCAGCACCAGGTTGTGGGCCGGCTCGCCGCCGCGGATAAACAGCTGCCCGCCACGGTCGCCGGAGGTGATGACGCCCGGGAGCGTGGTCAGGTACGACGCGAGGTCGCCCGAGAGGTCTGGCGACGGCACCCGCTCCAGTTCTTCCGCCCGGATCGTCTGCAAGCCGGCCGTGATGCGCGCGACGCCGGCGGAGCGCTCGCCTTCCACAAGCACCTCATCGAGTGCTCCACTGCCGGGCGATAAGGTCGTATTCCGTTCGAGGACCTGCCCGCCCGCGAGCGCGATCGTGTCTCGCTGGGTCTCGTAGCCGATGAACGAGACACGGACCTCGTACGCGCCGGGGGTGAGCCGGGAGAGGAAAAACAGCCCGTCGGCGTCGGTGACGGCGCCGCGGTAGAGCGCTTCGCCGGCGTAGAGCACCACGTTAACGCCCTGGAGCGGCAAGCCGTCCGAGGTGTCGATGACCCGTCCGCGGAAGGCGGCGTCCTGGGCGAACGCAGGGGTCAGAAGGAAGAAGGCCGCGACGGACACGGCGATAAAGCGGGAAAACGACACGGCGTGTCCGGATAAGGGCGATGAGAAAAACTGAACTCAGGCGGCCTGATCCATGTAGCCGGCCATGTACTGGACATAGAGCTTTTCGAGGTCCTCCCCCGCCAGCTCGTCGTGTGAGCGTTGCATCACCAGTCGGCCCCGGTTCATGATGCCTACGACATCCGCGATCTCGCGGGCACGGAAGATGTCGTGGGTGGACATCAGGATGGCTTTACCCTCCTCGCGGAGCGACTGGAGCAGGTGGGTGAACTCGTACGCTGCTTTGGGATCGAGGCCACTGGTGGGCTCGTCGAGCAGGATCGCCGGCGCGTTTTTCAGGATGGCGACCGCGATGCCGCATTTCTGACGCATCCCCTTCGAAAATCCCTTCAGCCGCTTGTCGTGGGCCTCTTCCTGGAGGCCGACGCGGAGCAGCACCTGGCGGTAATCGTCCTTCGTATAGTCCTTCTTGCCGCCGAGGCGCACAAAGAAATCCAGGTTCTGCATCGCCGTGAAGTTGGGGTACAACATCACGTTTTCGGAGACATAGGCCACAAGCGCTTTCGCTTTCAGCGGCTCCTTGTGCGTGACGACCCCGTTGATGCGGGCCTCGCCGCCCGAGGGCTCGACGAAGTTGAGGAAGATGTTGATGCAGGTCGTTTTGCCGGCGCCGTTGCCGCCCAGCATCGCGAAGATCTGGCCGGTATTCACCGTGAAGCTGACGTCGTCCAGCGCGAGCTGGCCGTCTTCATACCGTTTGCTGAGGCGATCGGCGACGATCATGGGGCGGGCGGGAGATTCCATGAGTAGCGATTAGTGATTAGCGATTCGTGATTAGTGATTAGCGATGGGGGGAAGTCGAAGGGTCACCTTCTTGAAAGCCGGATGCCGAAAACGACGATGCCTACGACGAGGCCGACGATGAGTAGCACGATGATGAGGGTGCCGACGACGTTGGCTTTGGGTTCGACCTGGATCGACACCGTCTTGTCTTCGCCGCGGATGGGCAGTTCGTCCGACAGCGAGGTCGTGCGGATGCGCACTTCGTAGCGCCCGGGGGCAACGTCCGGCGCCGGCGTGAAGCGGAGCTGGACGCGCAGTTCCTCGTTGATGTCGAGCGACTGGATGACGGCCGGCTCGATCGATTCCGTCCAGTTCAGCGGCGGATCCGCCTCGATCCTCACGTTGTTGAGCGCGCGCGTGCCCTCGTTGACGACCTCGACGTTAAAGACGACCTCCTCGTCCGGCTTGATCGAAAAAAACAGCTGCTGGGCCCGGACGAGGATCTCGCCGATGCCACGCGGCACAAGCTCCAGCCGGGCGTAGCCCACGTTCAATGCGCGGATCTCCTCCTCCGTCATCTGCCGGCCGGCGAGCGGCCCGATGGCCTCGATCCGGTCCCGGGGGATGGCGAGGGCGTAAAACGAGATGCGTTCGTCGATCCGCACGTTGTCCGTGGGGCGCTCGGGCAAAAAGATGCGCAGTGCGGCCTGCCGCGTGTTAACGCCCTCGGTGAACTGGAACTGGCTGAGGCGATTGTCCGTCGCGGGATCGACGAAGTAGCGGTTGATCTCGGCCGGCAGGTTGACGGCCTCCAGCGCGAAGGTATTGGCGTCGCTGCTGAACAGCTCGAGCGACATCTTGAAGTCGGTGGTCCCGCTTAACTCCACCTCCTGCGAGAACTGCTCGGGCTTGATGGCCAGAATGTTCTCCGACGCATCCTTCTGCAGAAAGATCTTGCGGCTTTGCTGGACGCCATTGCCGTAGATGAGGCTGACCGAGACGGCGTCCAGATCCTGGAGCAGCTCGAACGACACGGTCGCCGGCTGCCCGAACACCAGCCGGTCGATTTTGTGTTCGTAGGGCTGGCTGACGATCGCGTTGTCGTCGTTCAGGAGGGATACGTAGACGTTATTGATGATGTCCGGCGTGAGGAGCGCAAAAAGCGAATCCTGGATCCCGATCAGCTTTTCGTACTCTCCGCTGCCACGCGAGGCGTTTTCGAGCGTAATGCGGACCCCCTTGCGACCATCCTGCCGCTGGTATTTCAGGGCGCGAGAGACGACGATGTACTGTTGTTCGAAGATGACAGCCAGGAGCGACTGCTGGAAGTTG
Above is a genomic segment from Rhodothermales bacterium containing:
- a CDS encoding TonB-dependent receptor: MSFSRFIAVSVAAFFLLTPAFAQDAAFRGRVIDTSDGLPLQGVNVVLYAGEALYRGAVTDADGLFFLSRLTPGAYEVRVSFIGYETQRDTIALAGGQVLERNTTLSPGSGALDEVLVEGERSAGVARITAGLQTIRAEELERVPSPDLSGDLASYLTTLPGVITSGDRGGQLFIRGGEPAHNLVLLDGMTIYQPFHILGFYSAFSADILQRADVYAGGYGSKYAGRVSSVMDISSRSGNLREHVRSFSVSPFVNALRVEGPLAKDRLSFIASVRQSVIDRFASTYINQPLPYKFGDLFGKAHLKVSENHQLTVTALRTYDRGALDNVEAVGGDEVRWNNTAVGGRYLVTPRRSPVLAEFLFSVSQYRIEAGPRDNPDRFSSLGSFNAGINLVAYVGKSDISYGSYLRTTTIDTELGGLYQNLSLKSARLPKLGFYLEPNIHLGGGWWIRPGGTVQFFDQFGFFAEPRFRALWQAGAHQVSLAAGRYHQELTGLNDRRDATNVFTAWSDAPFGELTRATHAIAGYQVDVNRSVRLAAEAYFKDLDNLYISEWTPLPRFTTNLQRADGLVRGADFRLEIDRPAWSAYVTYGLSSVTYDAQQEELALWFGSTTINFRPPHDRRHQINALVQTEIAGFDVSVRWNFGSGLPFNQVQGFDAFVLLNGNVDVESEAGVRRVIYDRPYGGVLPAYHRLDVSVDREIPFKGGTFTAQAGVLNAYDRTNLFSLDLFTLKQTNQLPIVPILGLKIEF
- a CDS encoding ABC transporter ATP-binding protein, which gives rise to MESPARPMIVADRLSKRYEDGQLALDDVSFTVNTGQIFAMLGGNGAGKTTCINIFLNFVEPSGGEARINGVVTHKEPLKAKALVAYVSENVMLYPNFTAMQNLDFFVRLGGKKDYTKDDYRQVLLRVGLQEEAHDKRLKGFSKGMRQKCGIAVAILKNAPAILLDEPTSGLDPKAAYEFTHLLQSLREEGKAILMSTHDIFRAREIADVVGIMNRGRLVMQRSHDELAGEDLEKLYVQYMAGYMDQAA
- a CDS encoding NEW3 domain-containing protein; amino-acid sequence: MSDARAQAGTFFNQRDDTYPLLGLRRAKEAYDTQRAEYERQQGLFDKNLISRSALDQAFRNYSEAEVNFQQSLLAVIFEQQYIVVSRALKYQRQDGRKGVRITLENASRGSGEYEKLIGIQDSLFALLTPDIINNVYVSLLNDDNAIVSQPYEHKIDRLVFGQPATVSFELLQDLDAVSVSLIYGNGVQQSRKIFLQKDASENILAIKPEQFSQEVELSGTTDFKMSLELFSSDANTFALEAVNLPAEINRYFVDPATDNRLSQFQFTEGVNTRQAALRIFLPERPTDNVRIDERISFYALAIPRDRIEAIGPLAGRQMTEEEIRALNVGYARLELVPRGIGEILVRAQQLFFSIKPDEEVVFNVEVVNEGTRALNNVRIEADPPLNWTESIEPAVIQSLDINEELRVQLRFTPAPDVAPGRYEVRIRTTSLSDELPIRGEDKTVSIQVEPKANVVGTLIIVLLIVGLVVGIVVFGIRLSRR